A part of Girardinichthys multiradiatus isolate DD_20200921_A chromosome 12, DD_fGirMul_XY1, whole genome shotgun sequence genomic DNA contains:
- the LOC124878335 gene encoding T-box protein 2-like isoform X1: MRSFCIPEVPRTSSSGVGTLLAEPPKFLTSTLTSRRPYYPEPGQSLACCWPPEILDSADTAEEEPRVYLEAADLWKQFHRYGTEMVITKSGRRMFPPLRARCTGMNRKAKYILLMDVVAADDCRYKFHNSCWMVAGKADPEMPKRMYIHPDSPATGEQWMSKVVSFHKLKLTNNISDKYGFAILNSMHKYQPRLHIVKANDILKLPCSTFRIYVFAETQFIAVTAYQNDKITQLKIDNNPFAKGFRDTGNQRREKRKLQQYEKRSQEADRKCAPISDLSAQSFGDTKCSDVHASEKSFNCGECPEPKLFRTYLEDQPNVSSTAETRQAAFWTPNKTSHHKENTSISDRTCHTQVSDKVQEGTLSNFAPNCVYSSDLNQHLWNIDPSCHLFNLTQVNSWYKCATDRAVQCGLKQEVPVRTPLSVTLKQHAGLQDVMSFSPYGGFLLYPYSRTCSTPVQHEVPITQSRLDFISAPRGSAQNFFFSPMKSSSVLPSNESSFGSCNSELPAEEDTSAGQDGANCSLSKSPAGGEL; encoded by the exons atgcgCAGCTTTTGCATCCCAGAGGTCCCTCGAACTTCTTCATCGGGAGTTGGCACTCTCTTAGCTGAACCCCCTAAGTTCCTGACTTCCACCCTGACCTCCAGAAGGCCATACTATCCCGAGCCGGGGCAGTCTTTGGCATGCTGCTGGCCTCCTGAAATCTTGGACAGCGCTGACACAGCTGAGGAGGAGCCCAGGGTGTATCTGGAAGCTGCTGACCTTTGGAAACAATTCCACAGATACGGCACCGAGATGGTCATCACTAAGTCTGGGAG GCGCATGTTTCCGCCGCTCAGAGCCAGGTGTACGGGCATGAACAGGAAGGCCAAGTACATCCTGCTGATGGACGTCGTGGCGGCGGATGACTGCAGGTATAAGTTCCACAACTCGTGCTGGATGGTGGCGGGGAAGGCGGACCCGGAAATGCCCAAACGCATGTATATCCACCCGGACAGCCCTGCCACAGGAGAGCAGTGGATGTCCAAAGTGGTCAGTTTCCACAAACTGAAACTGACCAACAACATTTCTGATAAGTATGGATTT GCAATTCTGAATTCAATGCACAAATACCAGCCAAGGCTCCACATAGTGAAGGCCAATGACATCCTGAAGCTTCCATGCAGCACTTTCAGAATATATGTGTTTGCTGAGACGCAGTTTATCGCTGTGACAGCTTACCAGAATGATAAG ATCACACAGCTGAAAATTGACAACAACCCTTTCGCAAAGGGATTCCGGGACACGGGAAACCAACGGAGAGAGAAGAG GAAACTCCAGCAGTATGAAAAAAGGTCTCAAGAGGCTGATAGAAAGTGTGCTCCCATAAGTGATTTATCTGCACAGAGTTTTGGTGACACCAAGTGTTCAG ATGTTCATGCAAGTGAAAAAAGCTTCAATTGTGGGGAATGTCCTGAACCAAAGCTGTTTAGAACCTACCTTGAAGACCAGCCGAACGTTTCCTCCACAGCAGAGACTCGACAGGCTGCATTTTGGACCCCAAACAAAACTTCACACCACAAAGAAAACACCTCCATAAGTGACAGAACATGCCACACACAGGTCTCGGACAAAGTTCAAGAGGGCACACTGAGCAACTTTGCACCCAACTGTGTTTACTCGTCTGATTTAAATCAACATCTGTGGAATATTGACCCCTCATGCCATCTTTTTAATTTGACACAAGTAAACAGCTGGTACAAATGTGCCACTGACCGAGCTGTGCAGTGTGGACTCAAACAGGAAGTGCCTGTTAGGACTCCTCTTTCTGTCACCCTCAAGCAGCACGCAGGGCTTCAG GATGTAATGAGCTTCTCACCATATGGAGGCTTTCTGTTGTACCCTTACTCCCGCACATGTTCAACGCCAGTCCAGCACGAGGTCCCAATCACACAGTCCAGACTGGATTTCATCTCTGCTCCCAGAGGTTCTGCACAGAATTTCTTCTTCTCTCCAATGAAATCATCATCTGTTCTTCCATCAAATGAAAGCAGCTTCGGCTCTTGCAACTCAGAGTTGCCTGCAGAGGAGGATACATCAGCAGGCCAAGACGGAGCAAACTGCAGTCTTAGCAAGTCACCAGCAGGGGGAGAACTCTAA
- the LOC124878335 gene encoding T-box protein 2-like isoform X2: MRSFCIPEVPRTSSSGVGTLLAEPPKFLTSTLTSRRPYYPEPGQSLACCWPPEILDSADTAEEEPRVYLEAADLWKQFHRYGTEMVITKSGRRMFPPLRARCTGMNRKAKYILLMDVVAADDCRYKFHNSCWMVAGKADPEMPKRMYIHPDSPATGEQWMSKVAILNSMHKYQPRLHIVKANDILKLPCSTFRIYVFAETQFIAVTAYQNDKITQLKIDNNPFAKGFRDTGNQRREKRKLQQYEKRSQEADRKCAPISDLSAQSFGDTKCSDVHASEKSFNCGECPEPKLFRTYLEDQPNVSSTAETRQAAFWTPNKTSHHKENTSISDRTCHTQVSDKVQEGTLSNFAPNCVYSSDLNQHLWNIDPSCHLFNLTQVNSWYKCATDRAVQCGLKQEVPVRTPLSVTLKQHAGLQDVMSFSPYGGFLLYPYSRTCSTPVQHEVPITQSRLDFISAPRGSAQNFFFSPMKSSSVLPSNESSFGSCNSELPAEEDTSAGQDGANCSLSKSPAGGEL; encoded by the exons atgcgCAGCTTTTGCATCCCAGAGGTCCCTCGAACTTCTTCATCGGGAGTTGGCACTCTCTTAGCTGAACCCCCTAAGTTCCTGACTTCCACCCTGACCTCCAGAAGGCCATACTATCCCGAGCCGGGGCAGTCTTTGGCATGCTGCTGGCCTCCTGAAATCTTGGACAGCGCTGACACAGCTGAGGAGGAGCCCAGGGTGTATCTGGAAGCTGCTGACCTTTGGAAACAATTCCACAGATACGGCACCGAGATGGTCATCACTAAGTCTGGGAG GCGCATGTTTCCGCCGCTCAGAGCCAGGTGTACGGGCATGAACAGGAAGGCCAAGTACATCCTGCTGATGGACGTCGTGGCGGCGGATGACTGCAGGTATAAGTTCCACAACTCGTGCTGGATGGTGGCGGGGAAGGCGGACCCGGAAATGCCCAAACGCATGTATATCCACCCGGACAGCCCTGCCACAGGAGAGCAGTGGATGTCCAAAGTG GCAATTCTGAATTCAATGCACAAATACCAGCCAAGGCTCCACATAGTGAAGGCCAATGACATCCTGAAGCTTCCATGCAGCACTTTCAGAATATATGTGTTTGCTGAGACGCAGTTTATCGCTGTGACAGCTTACCAGAATGATAAG ATCACACAGCTGAAAATTGACAACAACCCTTTCGCAAAGGGATTCCGGGACACGGGAAACCAACGGAGAGAGAAGAG GAAACTCCAGCAGTATGAAAAAAGGTCTCAAGAGGCTGATAGAAAGTGTGCTCCCATAAGTGATTTATCTGCACAGAGTTTTGGTGACACCAAGTGTTCAG ATGTTCATGCAAGTGAAAAAAGCTTCAATTGTGGGGAATGTCCTGAACCAAAGCTGTTTAGAACCTACCTTGAAGACCAGCCGAACGTTTCCTCCACAGCAGAGACTCGACAGGCTGCATTTTGGACCCCAAACAAAACTTCACACCACAAAGAAAACACCTCCATAAGTGACAGAACATGCCACACACAGGTCTCGGACAAAGTTCAAGAGGGCACACTGAGCAACTTTGCACCCAACTGTGTTTACTCGTCTGATTTAAATCAACATCTGTGGAATATTGACCCCTCATGCCATCTTTTTAATTTGACACAAGTAAACAGCTGGTACAAATGTGCCACTGACCGAGCTGTGCAGTGTGGACTCAAACAGGAAGTGCCTGTTAGGACTCCTCTTTCTGTCACCCTCAAGCAGCACGCAGGGCTTCAG GATGTAATGAGCTTCTCACCATATGGAGGCTTTCTGTTGTACCCTTACTCCCGCACATGTTCAACGCCAGTCCAGCACGAGGTCCCAATCACACAGTCCAGACTGGATTTCATCTCTGCTCCCAGAGGTTCTGCACAGAATTTCTTCTTCTCTCCAATGAAATCATCATCTGTTCTTCCATCAAATGAAAGCAGCTTCGGCTCTTGCAACTCAGAGTTGCCTGCAGAGGAGGATACATCAGCAGGCCAAGACGGAGCAAACTGCAGTCTTAGCAAGTCACCAGCAGGGGGAGAACTCTAA